Proteins found in one Corynebacterium zhongnanshanii genomic segment:
- the sucC gene encoding ADP-forming succinate--CoA ligase subunit beta, translating into MDLFEYQARDLFEQHDVPVLRGIVATSSTQARTAAEKLGTPVVVVKAQVKTGGRGKAGGVKIAHSPEEAEATADDILGLNIKGHTVRKVMVAEGADIAEEYYFSILLDRTKRKYLAMLSKEGGVDIEKLAEERPEALVKKTFSPLDGMTDTFARELATEAGFSAEEARALVPVFKKLYEVYTEEDATLVEVNPLVKTTGGDIIALDGKISLDSNASFRHPEHKDLADHGATDPLELKATNLGLNYVKLDGSVGVIGNGAGLVMSTLDVVAYAGEQFASNPKPANFLDIGGGANAEVMANGLSVILGDNQVKSVFVNVFGGITACDEVAKGIVQAFKILSSEGIEPKPLVVRLDGNNAEQGREILTQADLPQLEQVDTMDAAARRAAELADQHS; encoded by the coding sequence ATGGATCTTTTTGAATACCAAGCTCGTGACCTGTTCGAGCAGCATGATGTCCCCGTCCTTCGAGGCATCGTCGCCACCAGCTCTACCCAAGCACGCACCGCCGCAGAAAAGCTCGGCACCCCTGTTGTCGTTGTCAAGGCCCAGGTGAAAACCGGCGGCCGCGGCAAGGCTGGCGGAGTGAAAATCGCCCACAGCCCCGAAGAGGCCGAAGCCACGGCCGATGACATCCTGGGCCTGAACATCAAGGGCCATACAGTACGCAAGGTGATGGTCGCAGAGGGCGCAGACATCGCCGAGGAATACTACTTCTCCATTCTTCTGGACCGCACCAAGCGCAAGTACCTGGCCATGCTGTCCAAAGAAGGCGGCGTGGACATTGAAAAGCTCGCCGAAGAACGTCCCGAGGCCCTGGTAAAGAAGACCTTTTCCCCTCTGGATGGGATGACGGATACCTTCGCCCGAGAGCTGGCCACAGAGGCAGGGTTTTCCGCAGAAGAGGCCAGGGCTCTGGTTCCTGTGTTCAAAAAACTCTACGAGGTGTACACAGAGGAGGACGCCACCCTGGTGGAGGTCAATCCTCTCGTGAAAACCACGGGAGGCGACATCATCGCCCTCGACGGAAAGATCAGCCTCGATAGCAACGCAAGCTTCCGCCACCCCGAGCACAAGGATCTCGCCGACCATGGCGCCACCGATCCTCTGGAGTTGAAGGCCACCAACCTGGGGCTCAATTACGTGAAGCTGGATGGTTCTGTGGGCGTCATTGGAAACGGCGCTGGGCTGGTGATGTCCACGCTCGACGTGGTGGCCTACGCCGGCGAGCAATTCGCCAGCAATCCTAAGCCCGCCAACTTCCTGGACATCGGAGGCGGCGCCAACGCGGAGGTCATGGCCAATGGTTTGTCCGTGATTTTGGGTGATAACCAGGTGAAGTCCGTCTTCGTGAATGTCTTTGGTGGTATCACCGCCTGCGACGAAGTGGCGAAAGGCATCGTCCAGGCCTTCAAGATCCTGTCCTCCGAGGGCATCGAACCCAAGCCACTGGTTGTTCGCCTCGATGGAAACAATGCCGAGCAGGGCCGTGAGATCCTTACCCAGGCTGATCTCCCCCAGCTTGAGCAGGTAGACACCATGGACGCTGCGGCACGACGCGCAGCGGAACTGGCCGATCAGCACAGCTAA
- a CDS encoding CsbD family protein gives MDDLKNKAEEAAGSAKENIGEATGNDSLANEGRADQVKSNIKQGVEDLKDKASDAVNKIIGEGK, from the coding sequence ATCGATGACCTGAAGAACAAGGCCGAAGAGGCAGCCGGCTCCGCTAAGGAGAACATCGGCGAGGCTACCGGCAATGATTCCCTCGCCAACGAAGGTCGTGCAGACCAGGTGAAGTCCAACATCAAGCAGGGCGTAGAGGACCTGAAGGACAAGGCTTCTGACGCTGTGAACAAGATCATCGGCGAAGGAAAGTAA
- a CDS encoding 3-hydroxybutyryl-CoA dehydrogenase → MVQRVGVIGAGLMGSGIAEVAAKNGSDVLVWEAKQEFADAGKARIEKSLAKAVERGKLSEEDRDATLGRLTFTTNLEDFADRELVMEAIIENEEIKKDVFAKLDKIVTDPQAALCSNTSSLPIQTIASATENPGRVLGLHFFNPVPMLPLVEVIPALTSDEKIVERARTYAVDVMGKTAIEAKDRSGFIVNFLLVPYMLSAIRMVEQGVATPEDIDTGMKLGAAHPMGPLTLADMVGLDTCAFIADVMYKEYGDPSYACPPLLRRMVTAGHVGRKSGKGFYDYSK, encoded by the coding sequence ATGGTTCAACGCGTAGGTGTTATCGGTGCAGGCCTCATGGGCTCCGGAATCGCAGAAGTAGCAGCAAAGAACGGCTCCGACGTCCTGGTATGGGAAGCCAAGCAGGAATTTGCGGACGCTGGTAAAGCACGCATCGAAAAGTCTCTCGCCAAGGCTGTAGAACGTGGCAAGCTGAGCGAGGAAGACCGGGACGCTACCCTGGGTCGACTGACCTTCACCACGAACCTTGAAGACTTCGCAGACCGCGAACTGGTGATGGAAGCAATCATCGAGAACGAAGAGATCAAGAAGGATGTCTTCGCCAAGCTTGACAAGATCGTGACCGACCCTCAGGCAGCACTGTGCTCCAACACCTCCTCCCTGCCGATTCAAACCATTGCCTCTGCAACGGAGAACCCTGGCCGCGTCCTGGGCCTGCACTTCTTCAACCCGGTGCCCATGCTCCCCTTGGTTGAGGTCATCCCAGCGCTGACCTCCGATGAGAAGATCGTGGAGCGTGCACGTACCTACGCCGTGGACGTGATGGGCAAGACCGCTATTGAGGCTAAGGACCGCTCCGGCTTCATCGTCAACTTCCTCCTGGTGCCGTACATGCTCTCCGCCATCCGCATGGTGGAGCAGGGCGTGGCAACCCCAGAGGACATCGATACCGGCATGAAGCTGGGCGCTGCACACCCCATGGGCCCATTGACCTTGGCTGACATGGTTGGCTTGGACACCTGTGCCTTCATCGCTGATGTGATGTACAAGGAGTACGGCGATCCTTCCTACGCATGCCCACCACTGCTGCGCCGCATGGTCACCGCTGGTCACGTTGGCCGTAAGTCCGGCAAGGGCTTCTACGACTACAGCAAGTAG
- a CDS encoding ABC transporter ATP-binding protein, with protein MLSVFGRIFRTTKELWPFYLIVTLAAVSVSLLQLTTPFLVKQATDTIVGHFSGDSTLDEASSVVLWLALTLLAVELSHTVIQNIGGWFGDVMAMRMRQILSNRYFAKLLSLPQSYYDKQVTGTIISRLDRSILGLSDFVKSFANNFISMMFTITLVLIITAIYYWPLAILLAVIFPMYLYLTMLTSKKWMVWEKDKNEHIDTAQGRFAEVIGQMKVVKSFVTELRELRLFQSHFAETISLTKAQSRWWHFMDVLRLGGLNLVFAAIYFTLFWRTLHGHFSIGDMVFLLQLVTMARQPALMMSWMVDTAQRAAAGSREYFMAMDELEESSAPKALLDASRPGGTMLLSSNDANSAPSACPMPQADGSPVLEFDHITFAYTAGEPVIHGVTFQAEANEKVALVGESGGGKSTLVNLLLGLYEPSEGTLRICGRDIATMSAADVRRSVGVVFQEPALFSGTIRENIAYANPGASEEQIIQVAKDAFAHDFIMKFNDGYDTVIGERGLRLSGGQKQRIAVARAMLKDAPILVLDEATSALDTKAERVVQAGLEKLMEGRTTIVIAHRLSTIADVDTIITLDQGHVDEIGSPDVLATSGGIYSELLRLTSSSSAADRKRLKAFGFHVEGDEDDDSE; from the coding sequence ATGCTTTCAGTTTTCGGCCGTATTTTCCGCACCACGAAGGAGCTGTGGCCCTTCTATCTGATCGTCACGCTGGCTGCCGTCAGCGTGTCTCTGCTTCAGCTCACCACTCCTTTTTTGGTGAAACAGGCCACGGACACCATCGTGGGGCATTTTTCTGGCGACAGCACTCTTGATGAAGCCTCCTCCGTTGTGTTGTGGCTTGCTCTCACGCTGTTGGCGGTGGAGCTATCTCACACGGTGATTCAGAATATCGGAGGCTGGTTTGGCGATGTGATGGCCATGCGGATGCGCCAGATTCTTTCTAATCGCTATTTCGCCAAATTGCTGTCCTTGCCACAGTCCTACTATGACAAGCAAGTAACGGGCACGATTATTTCCCGTTTGGATCGCTCAATCCTCGGCTTGTCTGACTTTGTGAAGTCGTTCGCCAACAACTTCATCTCGATGATGTTCACCATCACCTTGGTTCTGATCATTACGGCCATCTACTACTGGCCTTTGGCGATTCTGTTGGCTGTTATCTTCCCGATGTATCTGTATCTGACAATGCTGACCTCCAAGAAGTGGATGGTGTGGGAGAAGGACAAAAACGAACACATTGATACCGCGCAGGGCCGTTTCGCCGAGGTTATTGGCCAGATGAAGGTGGTGAAGTCCTTTGTGACGGAGCTGCGCGAATTGCGTTTATTCCAGTCTCATTTCGCCGAGACGATCAGCCTCACGAAGGCTCAATCGCGATGGTGGCATTTCATGGATGTGCTGCGCCTGGGCGGGCTTAATCTGGTGTTTGCTGCCATCTATTTCACGCTATTTTGGCGTACGCTGCACGGGCACTTTTCGATTGGCGACATGGTGTTTTTATTGCAGCTGGTGACGATGGCTCGCCAGCCTGCGCTGATGATGAGTTGGATGGTGGATACCGCGCAGCGCGCCGCCGCGGGCTCCCGCGAGTACTTCATGGCCATGGATGAGCTGGAGGAAAGCTCCGCGCCGAAGGCCTTGCTCGATGCGTCGAGGCCAGGAGGAACGATGTTATTGTCCTCCAACGACGCCAACAGCGCGCCCTCTGCCTGCCCCATGCCACAGGCCGACGGATCCCCCGTATTGGAGTTTGACCACATCACGTTTGCTTACACCGCTGGCGAGCCGGTGATCCACGGCGTGACTTTCCAGGCGGAGGCGAATGAGAAGGTTGCGTTGGTGGGCGAGTCTGGTGGCGGAAAGTCCACGCTGGTGAACTTGCTCTTGGGCCTGTACGAGCCGAGTGAGGGGACGCTGCGCATCTGTGGTCGAGACATCGCGACGATGTCGGCTGCTGACGTGCGCCGGTCGGTGGGTGTGGTCTTCCAGGAGCCGGCGCTGTTTAGCGGGACGATCAGGGAAAACATTGCCTACGCCAATCCTGGGGCGTCGGAAGAGCAGATCATCCAGGTTGCGAAGGATGCGTTCGCCCATGACTTCATCATGAAGTTTAACGATGGCTATGACACGGTGATCGGCGAGCGTGGTTTGCGGCTCTCCGGTGGCCAGAAGCAGCGCATTGCGGTGGCACGCGCGATGCTCAAGGATGCGCCGATCCTGGTTCTCGATGAGGCTACGTCGGCGTTGGATACGAAGGCTGAGCGTGTGGTTCAGGCGGGTCTGGAGAAGTTGATGGAGGGGCGTACCACGATTGTGATCGCCCACCGTTTGTCCACGATCGCGGACGTGGACACCATCATCACCTTGGATCAGGGTCATGTGGATGAGATCGGCTCGCCTGACGTGCTCGCCACTTCGGGCGGGATTTATAGTGAGCTTCTTCGCTTGACGAGTTCTTCGTCCGCAGCTGACCGCAAGCGACTAAAAGCCTTCGGCTTCCATGTGGAGGGCGACGAAGACGATGACAGCGAATAA
- a CDS encoding MalY/PatB family protein, with protein MSTPAGNPDAQITFPTLDQLRARGTMKWSRYPQDALPLWVAESDFETCPAVSKAINQAVDREYFGYHAEEAEVPPALAGFLQRRFQWEVDPSWIRVVPDVVKGVAVAIDELTPEGSDIINCVPSYYPFFDIPTATNRPSVLVEMVQRPKPGASDPEDVEWGFDYDALEEAFASTKNPHGVGSMILCNPYNPLGRSFRPEELERLVELADKYNVRLISDEIHAPVVYSPAQHTPTASISETAARVTVTVIASSKGWNTAGLRCAQMIFTNEEDRRTMAQVHNLRTGEASTLGMIATAAAYNEGEEWLDNELEYLSSNLDLIERRLPEVLPGARIIRPEASFLLWVDLRKVAGLADKPAAKILEKARVVVSEGTTFSPTLGQGHIRVNFATSQEILNEAFDRIAAADFSQEANSQ; from the coding sequence ATGTCTACTCCAGCAGGTAACCCAGACGCACAGATCACCTTCCCCACCCTGGACCAGCTCCGCGCCCGAGGGACAATGAAGTGGTCCCGGTACCCACAGGACGCGCTGCCCCTGTGGGTCGCCGAGTCCGATTTCGAAACCTGCCCCGCGGTGTCCAAGGCCATTAACCAGGCCGTGGACCGGGAGTATTTCGGCTATCACGCCGAAGAAGCCGAGGTCCCGCCAGCCCTGGCCGGCTTCCTTCAGCGCCGCTTCCAGTGGGAAGTAGACCCTTCCTGGATCCGGGTGGTTCCCGACGTGGTGAAAGGCGTGGCCGTGGCTATCGACGAACTCACGCCGGAAGGCAGCGACATCATCAATTGCGTGCCGTCCTACTACCCGTTCTTCGACATCCCGACGGCCACCAACCGCCCGTCGGTCCTGGTTGAGATGGTGCAGCGGCCGAAGCCCGGCGCAAGTGACCCTGAGGACGTGGAGTGGGGCTTTGACTACGACGCCCTGGAGGAAGCCTTCGCCTCCACCAAGAACCCCCACGGCGTGGGCTCGATGATTCTGTGCAACCCTTACAACCCACTGGGCCGCTCTTTCCGCCCCGAGGAGCTGGAGCGCCTGGTGGAGCTGGCCGATAAGTACAACGTACGGCTGATCAGCGATGAGATTCACGCACCCGTGGTGTACTCCCCTGCCCAGCACACCCCCACCGCTTCCATAAGCGAGACGGCGGCACGCGTGACCGTGACGGTCATCGCCTCCTCCAAGGGATGGAACACCGCAGGCCTGCGCTGCGCGCAGATGATCTTCACCAACGAGGAGGACCGGCGGACGATGGCTCAAGTGCACAACCTGCGCACGGGCGAGGCATCCACCCTGGGCATGATCGCCACAGCTGCGGCCTACAACGAGGGTGAGGAATGGCTGGATAACGAGCTGGAATACCTCTCCAGCAATCTGGACCTGATCGAGCGCCGGCTGCCCGAGGTGTTGCCGGGTGCGCGAATCATTCGTCCGGAGGCTAGCTTCCTGCTGTGGGTGGACCTTCGGAAGGTAGCGGGCCTGGCTGACAAACCTGCGGCGAAGATCCTGGAGAAGGCCCGCGTGGTCGTGAGCGAAGGCACAACGTTTAGCCCCACGTTGGGTCAGGGACACATCCGTGTTAATTTTGCTACTTCCCAAGAAATTTTGAACGAGGCCTTCGATCGGATCGCGGCTGCAGACTTCAGCCAGGAGGCCAACAGCCAGTAG
- a CDS encoding carboxylesterase family protein: MNNPRCIPSPSLDVRTTSGVARGWRGPVAAHWSCIPFARQPETMRDRFSDPVPYVSDELFDACLPNPIPLHEEKNHTDLTLSVCAPAERAEGCPVVVYLHGGRFEHGHADEPIYRGDSFARDGVVYVTMNYRKRFDGFLPSQIPDTAAEADPKYAPEFRGVQDVLCALRWVQKNIAAFGGDPTKVLAMGQSAGGGLLSMVLTRPEVTEESLIHRAMIMSPGLPRSGWAKRGPVAEKMLRSASNNKNKKEELSEEELTEAYRTFARRYSRDIAAGPYPLHARRMADIPLLVTGLEAEFDQFPLAKWADQKAQEGSVGQRLMAKGVKLVAAKAVGAPLKAVDPEHSAGRAIGNSTILRFMSQILERRRDAQAAGAQAPQWALLYRSGEVDPGSDFVPVAGHCADIPLVFDALKSNPGFSTMFCGKNSVEGLQPVADELHRLVVGFARGNDLPWEPYERQGTRTVREVFLSDRHSEDARDSLRFIREHYPPIPADEQA, from the coding sequence ATGAATAATCCCCGCTGTATCCCGTCCCCGTCCTTGGATGTGCGCACCACCTCCGGAGTGGCGCGGGGGTGGCGCGGCCCGGTCGCGGCGCATTGGTCCTGCATTCCTTTTGCTCGGCAGCCAGAGACGATGCGGGATCGTTTCAGCGATCCTGTGCCCTATGTGTCTGATGAATTATTCGACGCCTGCCTCCCGAACCCCATTCCTCTCCATGAGGAGAAAAACCACACGGACCTCACACTGTCTGTGTGTGCGCCTGCCGAGCGCGCCGAGGGATGTCCCGTGGTGGTGTATCTCCACGGTGGTCGCTTCGAGCATGGTCACGCGGACGAGCCGATCTATCGCGGGGATTCCTTCGCCAGGGATGGTGTGGTGTACGTGACGATGAACTACCGGAAGCGTTTTGACGGCTTCCTTCCATCGCAGATTCCTGACACAGCAGCGGAGGCGGATCCCAAGTATGCACCCGAGTTTCGGGGCGTGCAGGACGTGCTGTGTGCGTTGCGGTGGGTGCAGAAGAACATTGCGGCGTTTGGTGGGGATCCCACGAAGGTGTTGGCCATGGGCCAGTCGGCCGGTGGTGGGCTGCTCAGTATGGTGCTGACCCGGCCGGAGGTGACGGAGGAGTCCCTTATTCATCGGGCCATGATCATGTCTCCCGGTTTGCCTCGATCTGGATGGGCTAAGCGTGGGCCGGTGGCTGAGAAAATGTTGCGCTCGGCGTCGAATAATAAAAATAAAAAGGAAGAATTGAGCGAGGAGGAGTTGACGGAGGCGTATCGGACTTTCGCTCGTCGCTATTCCAGGGATATTGCCGCCGGCCCGTATCCGCTTCACGCTCGCAGAATGGCCGATATCCCGCTGCTCGTCACCGGGCTGGAGGCGGAGTTTGATCAATTCCCTTTGGCAAAATGGGCGGATCAGAAGGCACAAGAGGGTTCTGTGGGCCAGCGCTTGATGGCCAAAGGCGTGAAGCTGGTGGCGGCAAAAGCTGTGGGCGCGCCGTTAAAGGCTGTCGATCCTGAGCATTCTGCGGGACGCGCTATCGGCAATTCCACGATTCTGCGTTTCATGTCCCAGATTCTGGAGCGCAGGCGTGATGCGCAGGCGGCAGGTGCTCAGGCACCGCAGTGGGCGCTGCTCTATCGCAGTGGTGAGGTGGATCCGGGTAGTGATTTTGTTCCCGTTGCGGGGCACTGTGCGGATATTCCCCTGGTTTTTGATGCCCTGAAGTCCAATCCAGGTTTTTCCACGATGTTTTGTGGGAAGAATTCGGTGGAGGGGCTTCAGCCTGTCGCTGATGAGCTTCATCGACTGGTGGTGGGATTTGCCCGCGGCAATGATTTACCGTGGGAGCCGTATGAGCGCCAGGGGACGCGGACGGTGCGTGAGGTGTTTTTGTCCGATAGGCATAGCGAGGATGCTCGGGATTCTTTGCGTTTTATCCGCGAGCACTATCCCCCTATTCCTGCTGATGAGCAGGCGTAG
- a CDS encoding M3 family metallopeptidase: MDILDYFATPSELDYELPDFAVIETLVEQDAIVPALRTALDDHAAEIAAIVDNPDTPTWENTFEALEASGQMLGRVLAIVYNYSGTMATDTVVALEEEVSPLVAEHYSQLYLHEELWTRIQAIPQQPDGSEEAALQKHWTRRFIRGGAELDAQQRRELQDIDSRLATLNTRFGNQLQQATRQAAVLLTDDAHTAGLSESEKASLHHLAIEEGAIAEGEAGWLIRLGLPSVQPILERLDNPEARELVHQASLNRAAGTTDSIVLEIVRLRARRARLLGYDHHAAFVVEEETAGEVDAVRTLLDQVTPAAVANAHSEYKHVQDLAAVSGEEGTIRAADWPYWSGKLRAEQLDVDEEEVKKYFPLERVLVDGAFFAAERLYNISVVPRPDLKGYHEDVQVWEIIDNAVAGAKGQEHAGIGLLLTDMYARSTKRGGAWMSSFVDQSNLIGQAPVVVNVLNIDKPSDGQPALLTMDEVATVFHEFGHALHGLLSDVRYPSLSGTSVPRDFVEFPSQINENWALEPEVLANYARHVETGEPLPSEWVATVRAQSQWAQGFATTEYLAACWLDLAWHSLSVEEADAITDVETFEAEALEAAGVAMDGLVASRYRSQYFNHIFSGGYSADYWSYLWAEVLDADGFQAFVDTGAARGDNPLSTGDIDADDVAFAGERFRRMILSRGATIDFNDAFWMFRGQQKSVEPLLQRRGLSGVV, translated from the coding sequence ATGGACATACTGGATTACTTCGCCACCCCCTCAGAACTCGATTATGAGCTACCGGACTTCGCCGTGATCGAGACCCTTGTAGAACAGGACGCGATTGTTCCAGCCCTGCGCACAGCGTTAGACGACCACGCGGCGGAAATTGCCGCGATCGTGGACAATCCAGACACGCCGACGTGGGAGAACACGTTCGAAGCGCTTGAAGCATCCGGGCAGATGCTGGGCCGAGTCCTGGCGATCGTCTACAACTACTCCGGCACGATGGCGACCGACACGGTCGTGGCCCTCGAAGAGGAGGTCTCGCCGCTGGTTGCGGAGCACTACTCGCAGTTGTACTTACACGAGGAGCTGTGGACACGCATCCAGGCCATCCCGCAGCAGCCGGACGGTAGTGAGGAAGCGGCCCTACAGAAACACTGGACGCGCCGGTTTATCCGCGGCGGGGCTGAACTGGACGCCCAACAGCGACGCGAGCTGCAGGACATCGACTCCCGCCTGGCCACCTTAAACACCCGCTTCGGCAACCAGCTGCAGCAGGCCACGCGCCAGGCTGCGGTGCTGTTGACCGACGACGCCCACACCGCAGGGCTCAGCGAGTCAGAGAAGGCCAGCCTGCACCACCTGGCCATTGAGGAAGGGGCGATTGCCGAAGGCGAGGCCGGATGGCTGATCCGGCTGGGCCTGCCCAGTGTGCAGCCGATTCTTGAGCGTTTGGATAATCCCGAGGCACGTGAGCTGGTGCACCAGGCATCCCTGAACCGCGCGGCGGGCACCACGGACAGTATCGTGTTGGAGATCGTGCGGCTGCGGGCGCGCCGGGCTCGTTTGCTGGGGTATGACCATCATGCAGCGTTCGTGGTGGAGGAAGAGACGGCCGGCGAGGTGGATGCGGTGCGGACGCTTCTGGATCAGGTGACCCCCGCTGCGGTGGCCAATGCGCACAGTGAATACAAGCACGTGCAGGACCTCGCGGCTGTCAGTGGGGAAGAGGGGACTATCCGCGCTGCGGATTGGCCGTACTGGTCCGGGAAGCTGCGCGCGGAACAGTTGGACGTGGATGAAGAGGAGGTGAAGAAGTACTTCCCGCTGGAGCGGGTGCTGGTGGACGGCGCGTTCTTTGCTGCCGAGCGCCTGTACAACATTTCCGTGGTGCCGCGGCCGGATCTGAAGGGCTACCACGAGGACGTCCAGGTGTGGGAGATTATCGACAACGCCGTGGCGGGCGCGAAGGGACAGGAGCACGCAGGTATCGGATTGCTGCTGACCGACATGTACGCACGATCCACCAAGCGGGGTGGCGCGTGGATGAGCAGCTTCGTCGATCAATCCAACCTGATTGGGCAGGCCCCCGTGGTGGTTAACGTCCTCAATATCGACAAGCCCAGCGACGGCCAGCCGGCGCTGCTGACCATGGATGAGGTGGCGACCGTGTTCCACGAGTTCGGCCACGCCTTGCACGGACTGCTGTCCGACGTGCGCTACCCCAGCCTGTCGGGGACCAGCGTGCCTCGAGACTTCGTGGAGTTCCCCAGCCAGATCAATGAAAACTGGGCGCTGGAGCCGGAGGTGCTGGCCAACTACGCCCGCCACGTGGAGACCGGGGAGCCGCTTCCCTCCGAATGGGTGGCCACCGTGCGCGCCCAATCCCAGTGGGCTCAAGGCTTTGCGACCACCGAATACCTGGCCGCGTGCTGGCTGGACCTGGCCTGGCACAGCCTGTCCGTCGAGGAAGCGGATGCGATCACCGACGTTGAGACTTTCGAGGCTGAGGCGCTGGAGGCTGCCGGTGTGGCGATGGACGGGCTGGTGGCCTCCCGCTATCGCTCCCAGTACTTCAATCACATCTTCTCCGGAGGCTACTCGGCAGACTACTGGTCCTACCTGTGGGCGGAGGTGTTGGACGCCGATGGTTTTCAGGCGTTTGTGGACACGGGTGCGGCCCGGGGAGACAATCCACTGAGCACCGGAGACATTGACGCGGATGACGTGGCCTTCGCCGGTGAACGCTTCCGCCGCATGATCCTGTCCAGGGGAGCTACCATCGACTTCAACGATGCCTTCTGGATGTTCCGCGGCCAGCAAAAGAGCGTGGAGCCTCTGCTGCAACGCCGCGGTCTGTCCGGCGTGGTGTAG